The Nocardia arthritidis genome has a window encoding:
- a CDS encoding pyridoxal phosphate-dependent decarboxylase family protein, with the protein MSDPLKEQEDAAQALELVHGAAGPYLASLSGRKVHDSANDVLIDQLDGPLPEQGSGTVATIERLLAVAPEAATHASGPHFYHLVVGGATPAAMAADWLASLLDQNSGLWIGSPLAARMEAIVLDWLKELFGLPSDFGGVLTPSATFANLTGLAAARRWWAERLGSDVTSQGMSGLPAMPVFSSGYVHPSVRKALQILGCGRDMVRTFVRDDAGRLDLAAMEEGLRRLGGMPAVLVGNLGEVNTGDSDPIAEMADLAARYHCWLHVDGAFGLFAAASPRTAHLTRGVERADSITADGHKWLNVPYESGFAFVKNKSTLTEAFGAWGAAYLPEFDEEFPNFNMLGPESSRRARAFPIWATLHAYGRDGYREMVERHLDVAQRLGRIVDAAPDFELIAPVQLSVTCFRYRPPGVPEPELNDLNARLGRAVLADGRVYVGTTKYRGMTVLRPTFVNWRITEAEADLLIEVIRELGPELN; encoded by the coding sequence ATGAGTGATCCGCTGAAGGAGCAAGAGGACGCGGCGCAGGCGTTGGAGTTGGTGCACGGGGCGGCCGGGCCGTATCTGGCGAGCCTGTCGGGACGGAAGGTGCATGATTCGGCCAACGATGTGCTCATCGACCAGCTCGACGGGCCGCTGCCGGAACAGGGTTCGGGCACGGTGGCGACCATCGAGCGACTGCTCGCCGTCGCGCCGGAGGCGGCGACGCACGCGTCGGGACCGCACTTCTACCACCTCGTGGTGGGCGGTGCGACGCCCGCGGCGATGGCGGCGGACTGGTTGGCCTCGCTGCTCGACCAGAATTCGGGACTGTGGATCGGCTCGCCGCTGGCGGCCAGGATGGAGGCGATCGTCCTCGACTGGCTGAAGGAATTATTTGGCCTGCCAAGCGATTTCGGTGGTGTGCTGACCCCGAGCGCCACCTTCGCGAACCTCACCGGCTTGGCCGCGGCCCGGCGCTGGTGGGCCGAGCGGCTGGGCTCCGACGTCACGTCGCAGGGTATGTCGGGCCTGCCGGCGATGCCCGTGTTCAGCAGCGGCTATGTGCACCCCAGTGTCCGAAAGGCGTTGCAGATACTCGGTTGCGGGCGCGATATGGTGCGCACGTTCGTCCGCGACGATGCCGGGCGGCTCGACCTCGCCGCCATGGAGGAGGGGCTGCGCAGGCTCGGTGGCATGCCCGCCGTACTCGTCGGCAACCTCGGCGAGGTGAATACCGGCGATAGCGACCCCATCGCCGAAATGGCCGATCTGGCGGCCCGTTACCACTGTTGGCTGCACGTGGACGGCGCGTTCGGGCTGTTCGCCGCGGCGTCGCCGCGTACGGCGCACCTGACGCGCGGCGTCGAGCGCGCCGACTCGATCACCGCCGACGGGCACAAATGGCTGAATGTGCCCTACGAGAGCGGTTTTGCGTTCGTGAAGAACAAATCCACACTGACCGAGGCATTCGGCGCCTGGGGTGCGGCCTACTTGCCGGAATTCGACGAGGAGTTCCCGAACTTCAATATGCTCGGTCCCGAATCATCCAGGCGGGCACGGGCATTCCCGATCTGGGCGACGCTGCACGCCTACGGGCGGGACGGCTACCGGGAGATGGTGGAACGTCATCTCGACGTGGCCCAGCGGCTCGGCCGAATAGTCGATGCCGCACCGGATTTCGAGCTGATCGCCCCGGTGCAGCTGTCGGTGACCTGCTTCCGCTATCGCCCGCCCGGCGTCCCGGAGCCCGAGCTGAACGACCTCAACGCCCGCCTCGGCCGAGCCGTACTCGCCGACGGCCGCGTCTACGTCGGCACCACGAAATATCGCGGAATGACCGTGCTGCGACCGACTTTCGTCAACTGGCGGATCACCGAAGCCGAGGCCGACCTGCTGATCGAGGTGATCCGCGAACTCGGCCCCGAGCTGAACTGA